AACAATATGATGAGTTTGTTGAGAAATTCATACAAGCCGTCAAAAAACGTTTCCCATCTGCCATCTTGCATTTTGAAGACTTTGGTGTCACAAACGCAAGAAGGTTACTAAAtagatataaaaatgagTTGCCTTGCTTCAATGACGATATTCAAGGTACAGGCGCTGTCGTGATGGCATCGCTTATTGCAGCATTGAGGCATACCAATAGAACTCTAGATGCttccaaaatattaatatttggtGCAGGTTCTGCCGGTTTAGGTATTGCTGATCaaattgttaataatttagtaGCAGATGGGATGTCAAAAGAAGTGGCTAGATCCAAAATTTACCTAATGGATAGACGAGGTTTGATATTAAAGAGTATGGAGGATGTATCCTCGCCTAGTCAATATCTTTTTGCTAAAGATGACGAACTAGCTAGTTCGTTCGATTCAGAATCGTTACAGGAGGTCATTTCTATGGTCAAACCTACTTGTTTGATAGGTTGTTCGACCCAGGCTGGTGCCTTCAATAAAGTTGTAATAAAAGAGATGTACAAACATAATCCTCGACCAATTATATTCCCATTGTCCAATCCAACTAGATTGCATGAGGCGGTTCCtgaagatttattaaaatggACGGACTTCAACGCGTTAGTGGCCACTGGTTCACCTTTCCCACCTGTTGAAGGGTATAGAATAtctgaaaataataattgtttcTCATTCCCTGGTATTGGGTTAGGCGCAGTACTATCTCGTGCTACTGTAATTTCTGATAAGATGATTGCTGCAGCAGTTCATCAGTTGGCATCATTGTCTCCATTAAAGGATGGGGATTCCAGACCAGGTTTATTACCCTCGATGACTGAAATCAATGACACATCATCTAGAGTGGCGACTGCTGTCATTTTACAAGCGATCGAAGAAGGTGTAGCcagaattgaaaatgaaacgATACCGGGCTCTAAACATGAAGAAAAAGTGAATGTTCCTAGAGACTTCGATGGTTGTTTGGAGTGGGTTCGCGAACAGATGTGGAAGCCTGAATACAAACCAATGGTGAAGGTTGTCCATGATCCCACAATCCATACCCATCAACTCTAAGAAGCAGTTCCTAGGACTTTCCGTATTTACatttatgttattatatCACCGGTAACCAGCGATAGAATGGTCACAAAATACATACACATACCTAGATATAAATGCAGACAGCtctatcaaaaatattttatccatgttcttttaaaa
The window above is part of the Tetrapisispora phaffii CBS 4417 chromosome 7, complete genome genome. Proteins encoded here:
- the MAE1 gene encoding malate dehydrogenase (oxaloacetate-decarboxylating) (similar to Saccharomyces cerevisiae MAE1 (YKL029C); ancestral locus Anc_2.529), which encodes MLKSTKHCLVTRAINCSRVFSTVEILYKPAYSPVESFSPQVLDSSHCKVKDHFTKTPIGKEAQYLFHNKKIKKATRLSVSNQAVECHLESFNLLNSPLFNKGSAFTQEEREAFKLDALLPPQINTLEEQVERAYKQLCRFKTPLAKNDFMTSMRVQNKVLYFALIKEHIKELVPIIYTPTEGDAIAAYSHRFRKPEGIFLDITDPDSIERRLSLYGEDKDVDYIVVTDSEGILGIGDQGVGGIRIAVSKLALMTLCGGIHPGRVLPVCLDVGTNNKRLARDELYMGNRFSRIRGKQYDEFVEKFIQAVKKRFPSAILHFEDFGVTNARRLLNRYKNELPCFNDDIQGTGAVVMASLIAALRHTNRTLDASKILIFGAGSAGLGIADQIVNNLVADGMSKEVARSKIYLMDRRGLILKSMEDVSSPSQYLFAKDDELASSFDSESLQEVISMVKPTCLIGCSTQAGAFNKVVIKEMYKHNPRPIIFPLSNPTRLHEAVPEDLLKWTDFNALVATGSPFPPVEGYRISENNNCFSFPGIGLGAVLSRATVISDKMIAAAVHQLASLSPLKDGDSRPGLLPSMTEINDTSSRVATAVILQAIEEGVARIENETIPGSKHEEKVNVPRDFDGCLEWVREQMWKPEYKPMVKVVHDPTIHTHQL